In Aphelocoma coerulescens isolate FSJ_1873_10779 chromosome 13, UR_Acoe_1.0, whole genome shotgun sequence, the following are encoded in one genomic region:
- the G3BP1 gene encoding ras GTPase-activating protein-binding protein 1 isoform X2, giving the protein MVMEKPSPLLVGREFVRQYYTLLNQAPDYLHRFYGKNSSYVHGGLDSNGKPADAVYGQSDIHKKVLSLNFKDCHTKIRHVDAHATLNDGVVVQVMGELSNNMQPVRRFMQTFVLAPEGSVANKFYVHNDIFRYQDEVFGDSDTEPPEESEEEGEEPEERQQTPEAVPDDSGAYYEQAVSNDIEEHLEETAAEAEPEPEAEPEQEPEPEVQEEKSEPVLEESAPEETVEKSPSPAPADPAPAVQEDSRTFSWASVTSKNLPPSGAVPVSGIPPHVVKVPVSQPRPEAKPESQTPPQRPQRDQRVREQRTSIPPQRGPRPIREGEQGDVETRRIVRYPDSHQLFVGNLPHDVDKSELKDFFQKLGFSLAGYGNVVELRINSGGKLPNFGFVVFDDPEPVQKILSNRPIMFRGEVRLNVEEKKTRAAREGDRRDNRPRGPGGTRGGLGGGIRGPPRGGMSQKPGFGAGRGIGQRQ; this is encoded by the exons ATGGTGATGGAGAAGCCAAGTCCCCTGCTGGTCGGGCGGGAATTCGTGAGGCAGTACTATACCCTGCTGAACCAAGCACCTGACTATTTGCACAG GTTTTATGGAAAAAACTCTTCCTATGTCCATGGTGGCTTGGATTCCAATGGAAAACCAGCTGACGCAGTCTATGGGCAATCT GATATccacaagaaggtgctgtcactaAACTTCAAGGATTGCCACACAAAGATCCGTCATGTGGATGCCCACGCCACCCTCAATGACGGCGTGGTGGTGCAGGTGATGGGGGAGCTCTCCAATAACATGCAGCCTGTGCGCAGGTTCATGCAGACCTTCGTGCTCGCACCTGAG GGCTCTGTTGCAAACAAGTTCTATGTCCACAACGATATCTTCCGCTACCAGGATGAGGTTTTTGGGGACTCTGACACTGAGCCTCCAGAGG AAtcagaggaggaaggggaggaaccTGAGGAAAGACAGCAGACACCTGAGGCTGTTCCTGATGATAGTGGTGCTTATTATGAGCAGGCTGTCAG CAATGACATTGAGGAACACCTGGAAGAAACAGCTGCAGAGGCAGAGCCTGAGCCAGAGGCAGAACCTGAACAGGAACCTGAACCAGAGGTGCAGGAAGAAAAGTCTGAGCCAGTATTAGAGGAATCTGCTCCAGAAGAGACTGTGGAAAAgagtccttctccagctcctgctgatccagctcctgctgtgcaAGAGGATTCCAGG acattttCCTGGGCATCAGTAACCAGCAAGAACCTTCCTCCCAGTGGGGCTGTCCCAGTGTCAGGAATACCACCTCATGTTGTGAAAGTCCCTGTCTCGCAG CCCCGCCCCGAGGCAAAGCCTGAATCTCAGACCCCGCCTCAGAGACCTCAGAGGGATCAGCGAGTGAGGGAGCAGCGAACGAGCATCCCACCACAGCGGGGTCCTAGGCCAA TTCGAGAGGGTGAACAAGGTGATGTGGAAACCAGGCGGATTGTGAGATACCCAGACAGCCATCAGCTGTTTGTTGGGAACCTTCCCCATGATGTGGATAAATCTGAACTTAAAGACTTTTTCCAAA AACTTGGCTTTTCTCTTGCAGGCTATGGCAATGTTGTTGAACTTCGCATCAACAGTGGTGGAAAGCTCCCCAATTTTGGGTTTGTGGTGTTTGATGATCCTGAGCCAGTTCAGAAGATCCTTAGCAACAGG CCCATCATGTTCAGGGGAGAGGTGCGCCTGAATGTGGAGGAGAAGAAAACACGAGCTGCCAGGGAGGGTGACCGCAGAGATAACAGACCCCGTGGACCTGGAGGCACtcgtggggggctgggaggtggGATTCGAGGGCCTCCACGTGGAGGAATGTCCCAGAAGCCAGGatttggagctggaaggggGATCGGGCAACGCCAGTGA
- the G3BP1 gene encoding ras GTPase-activating protein-binding protein 1 isoform X1, which yields MVMEKPSPLLVGREFVRQYYTLLNQAPDYLHRFYGKNSSYVHGGLDSNGKPADAVYGQSDIHKKVLSLNFKDCHTKIRHVDAHATLNDGVVVQVMGELSNNMQPVRRFMQTFVLAPEGSVANKFYVHNDIFRYQDEVFGDSDTEPPEESEEEGEEPEERQQTPEAVPDDSGAYYEQAVSNDIEEHLEETAAEAEPEPEAEPEQEPEPEVQEEKSEPVLEESAPEETVEKSPSPAPADPAPAVQEDSRTFSWASVTSKNLPPSGAVPVSGIPPHVVKVPVSQPRPEAKPESQTPPQRPQRDQRVREQRTSIPPQRGPRPIREGEQGDVETRRIVRYPDSHQLFVGNLPHDVDKSELKDFFQSYGNVVELRINSGGKLPNFGFVVFDDPEPVQKILSNRPIMFRGEVRLNVEEKKTRAAREGDRRDNRPRGPGGTRGGLGGGIRGPPRGGMSQKPGFGAGRGIGQRQ from the exons ATGGTGATGGAGAAGCCAAGTCCCCTGCTGGTCGGGCGGGAATTCGTGAGGCAGTACTATACCCTGCTGAACCAAGCACCTGACTATTTGCACAG GTTTTATGGAAAAAACTCTTCCTATGTCCATGGTGGCTTGGATTCCAATGGAAAACCAGCTGACGCAGTCTATGGGCAATCT GATATccacaagaaggtgctgtcactaAACTTCAAGGATTGCCACACAAAGATCCGTCATGTGGATGCCCACGCCACCCTCAATGACGGCGTGGTGGTGCAGGTGATGGGGGAGCTCTCCAATAACATGCAGCCTGTGCGCAGGTTCATGCAGACCTTCGTGCTCGCACCTGAG GGCTCTGTTGCAAACAAGTTCTATGTCCACAACGATATCTTCCGCTACCAGGATGAGGTTTTTGGGGACTCTGACACTGAGCCTCCAGAGG AAtcagaggaggaaggggaggaaccTGAGGAAAGACAGCAGACACCTGAGGCTGTTCCTGATGATAGTGGTGCTTATTATGAGCAGGCTGTCAG CAATGACATTGAGGAACACCTGGAAGAAACAGCTGCAGAGGCAGAGCCTGAGCCAGAGGCAGAACCTGAACAGGAACCTGAACCAGAGGTGCAGGAAGAAAAGTCTGAGCCAGTATTAGAGGAATCTGCTCCAGAAGAGACTGTGGAAAAgagtccttctccagctcctgctgatccagctcctgctgtgcaAGAGGATTCCAGG acattttCCTGGGCATCAGTAACCAGCAAGAACCTTCCTCCCAGTGGGGCTGTCCCAGTGTCAGGAATACCACCTCATGTTGTGAAAGTCCCTGTCTCGCAG CCCCGCCCCGAGGCAAAGCCTGAATCTCAGACCCCGCCTCAGAGACCTCAGAGGGATCAGCGAGTGAGGGAGCAGCGAACGAGCATCCCACCACAGCGGGGTCCTAGGCCAA TTCGAGAGGGTGAACAAGGTGATGTGGAAACCAGGCGGATTGTGAGATACCCAGACAGCCATCAGCTGTTTGTTGGGAACCTTCCCCATGATGTGGATAAATCTGAACTTAAAGACTTTTTCCAAA GCTATGGCAATGTTGTTGAACTTCGCATCAACAGTGGTGGAAAGCTCCCCAATTTTGGGTTTGTGGTGTTTGATGATCCTGAGCCAGTTCAGAAGATCCTTAGCAACAGG CCCATCATGTTCAGGGGAGAGGTGCGCCTGAATGTGGAGGAGAAGAAAACACGAGCTGCCAGGGAGGGTGACCGCAGAGATAACAGACCCCGTGGACCTGGAGGCACtcgtggggggctgggaggtggGATTCGAGGGCCTCCACGTGGAGGAATGTCCCAGAAGCCAGGatttggagctggaaggggGATCGGGCAACGCCAGTGA